AAAACTGGTAGAACTATTTTATGCAATGCATTGTTTGCTGTTGTCGGTATGTAATTGTAAAAAATGGCACCTAAGTTCTTCTAGTGAATCGTGAACTCaataataatgaaataaataaacacttggcaatggagtcatagagttatacagcacagaagcagtttctttggcccatcgtgtctgtgccagctatcaagaacctatctattctaaccccatttccagcaattggcccgtagccttgaatgtaaTGGcgatttaagtgctcatctaaatacttcttaagtgttgtgagggttcctgcctctaccatcacttcagacagtctgttccaaattccaaccagcctctgggtaaTCTTTTTACCCTAAAATCCCCtctatacctcctgccccttaccttaaatctatgccccatggttattgacccctcagctaagggaaaaggtttattTATATCTATCACATCAATGACCCATATAATTTTGCATccgtcaatcaggtcccccctcagccttcgctgctgtatggaaaacagccctagcctatccaggttctcttcatagttgaaatgctccagcccaggcaatattctCTGGATGCagaggtgaatctcctctacatcttctcccgtgcaatcacatccttcctctaatgtggtgcccagcactgtacacagtactccagctctggcctaactagtgttttatacagctccatcataccctccctgcacttatatgctatgcctcggctaataaaggcaagtatccatatgCCTTCCCAGCCACCTTATCGAGctctgttgctgccttcagtgatatatggacaagtacaccaaggaccctctgaccctctgtacttccctcaggtcctaccattcattgtatattccctccccgtgtttgtcctcccaaaatgcatcacctcacacttctcaggattaaattccatttgccactgcttcgccatcttaccaacccatcaatttcatcctttaatctaaggctttcctcctcactattcttgacaccaccaatattcgtgtcatctgcgaacttactgctcatacctcctatattcacgtctaaatcattaatgtacactacaagcagcaaggatcccagcactgacccctgtggtacaccactggtcacaggcttccaatcgcaaaaccaACCCTCTgccttcaccctctgcctcctgccactaagataattttggatccaatttgctaaattgctctgtatcccatgggctattaccttcttaactaatctcccacgaaggaccttatcaaaagcctaactgaagttcatgtagactacttcAACTTCTTTACCCTCAACTACAGATCTAGTCACCGACTCGAAAAATTCaaacaaatttgttagacacgatctccccctaataaagccatgctgactgttcctgATTAATTCCTCCCTCTCCCAGTGGTGATTACTCCTGTTTCCAATGGTATGTTTCCAATAGTAGTGAATagaactgatgttcgactcactggcctttAATCACCTGgttaatccctgctacccttcttgaatattatTACCATATTCGTTGCCCTCCAGGCCTCTGGTGCCTCACTTGTGGCGATacaggattttaaaatttgtgtcagagcctctgctatctcctctcttgcctcacataagagcccgggatacatctcatctgggcctgacgatttatccacttttaagcccactaaaaccgctaatacttcctccctttcagtgaTAATTTggtcaagtatattacaatccctctccgtgatctctacacctacatcgtccttctccatagtaaacacaggtgtaaagtaataatttaaaccctcacctatgtcctctggctcctcacacagattgccactttggaccctaatgggccctaccctttaCCTGTTTATCCCTTTGACCTTAATATACTAATAAAATGCCTTGagcttttcctttatcttgcccaccagtgttttttcatgtcccctcttcgctctcccaattactttttttaagtaacactacccccaccccgcccccccccaaccccgccacaCTTTGTATTCTCCTCTAGGTCCTCCgctattttcagcgctctgaatctgcaataagcctccttttttccttatccaatcctctatatcacttgacttccagggttccctggacttgttggtcctacccttcacctttacgggaacatgttggccctgagctctcactatttccattttgaatgacacccactggtctgatgtagactttcctacaagtagctgcttgaattccactttggccagaccctgttttaacatattgaaatcggccttctcccaattcagtacctttatttcctgcccatctttgtcctttttcttaactaccttaaatcttaaagagttgtggtcactatcctcgaaatgcatccccactgacacttctaccacttgtctggattcattccttaggattaacatagaacatagaacatacagcacagaacaggcccttcggcccacaatgttgtgccgatcctttgtcctctgtcaaggacaatttaatctataccccatcattctcctttatccatatacctatccaaaagccttttgaaagtccctaaagtttctgactcaacaacttccccgggcaaggcattccatgcctcgaccactctctgggtaaagaaccttcccctgacatcccccttatatctcccacccttcaccttaaatttatgaccccttgtaacgctttgctccacccggggaaaaagtttctgactgtctaccctatctattcccctgatcatcttataaacctctatcatgtcacccctcatccttctccgttctaatgagaagaggcctagaatgttcagcctttcctcgtaagacttattctccattccaggcaacatcctggtaaatctcctctgcaccctctccaaggcttccacatccttcctaaaatgaggcgaccagaactgcacacagtactccaaatgaggccttaccaaggtcctgtacagctgcatcatcacctcacggctcttaaattcaatccctctgctaatgaacgctaacaccccatatgccttcttcacagccctatccacttgagttgcaactttcaatgatctatgcacatagaccccaaggtctctctgctcctccacatgcccaagaaccctaccgttaacccagtattttgcattcatgtttgtccttccaaaatggacgacctcacacttttcagggttaaactccatctgccacttttcagcccagcactgcaacctatccaagtccctttgcagacgacaatagccctcctcggtatccacaactccaccaacctttgtatcatctgcaaatttactgacccacccttcgacttcctcatccaagtcgttaataaaaatcacaaacaggagaggacccagaactgatccctgcggcacgccactggtaactgggctccaggctgagtatttaccatctaagaccactctctgccttctatcagttagccaattcttaatccaactggccacattccccactatcccatgcctcctgactttctccataagtctaccatgggggaccttatcaaatgccttactaaaatccatgtacaccacatccactggtttaccctcatccacttgcttggtcacctgctcaaagaattcaatcaggcttgtgaggcaagacctacccctcacaaaaccgtgctgactgtcccgaatcaagcagtgtctttccagatgctcagaaatcctatccctcagcaccttttccatcaacttgcctaccaccgaagtaagactaactggcctgtaattcccagggttgttcctattccctttcttgaacaggggcacaacatttgccaccctccaatcacctggtaccacccccgtcagcagagaagatgaaaagatcattgccagcggctctgcaatttcatcccttgcttcccataacatccttggatataccccgtcaggcccgggagacttgtctatcttcaagttattcaaaaacccgaacacatcttccctcctaacgagcacttcctcgagcttaccagtctgcttcccaccgtcctcttcagtaatacaccccttctcattcgtaaataccgaagagaagtactcattcaaaacctcacttatctcttccggctcaacacacagtctcccgctattgtccttgaccggacctacggtccccctagtcatcctcatatttctgacatacgcgtaaaaggccttggggttttcttttatcctacccgtcaagcatttttcatgccctctcttagctctcctaatccctttcttcagatccttcctggccatcttgtatccctccagagctatgcctgtgccctttttcctcaactttatatacgcatccttcttcttcctaacaagactctcaacctctcttgtcaaccacggttccctcacatgaccatcccttccctgtctgacagggacatgcttatcaatggcccctactatctgctccttgaaaaagttccacatttcgaccgtgcccttccctgccagcatatgctcccaacttatgctcctcagttcctgcctgacagcatcatatctacccttcccccaattgtaaaccttgccctgttgcacatacctatccctctccattaccacagtgaatgctacagaattgtgatcactatctccaaagtgctcgcccaccaacagctctatcacagaTTAGGTCTAGTCCCGCCACTTCTCTTTTAGGGCTTTCTACGTtcaggctcaaaaagctctcctgtatgcattttaggaattccacccctttaagccatttgcactaagactatccagtTGATATTGAagaggttaaaatcccctactattattaccctattatttttacacctctctgagatttgcctacacatctgttcgttcatctctccctgactgtttggaggcctgtagcacactcccagccaagtgattgccccttttttgtattTAAGTTCtaaccatgtggcctcatttgaagaaccttctaaaatatcatccccccacttcagtaattgactccttgatcaatagtgcaatgccaactcctcttttaccccctcccctgtcactcctgaagattatataccctggaatattgagttgccagtcctgcccctccctcaaccatgtctgtatgatagcaataatatcatattcacaTATGTATGCATATGTAAATGTACTGTAATCTAATCAATTGGTTTGTTTCTATTGCATCTAAAATAATCCACGTTTTAAATTGTAAATGTGCTTTTAATGCATTTATAATAGTAGAATATTACAGAAGTGAAGGAGGTGTTTCGTCCCGTCTTGCACATGCTGGCTCTTTAATCCAGATGTCCAAATCAGTCCCTCAACCCAGCTTTATACCCACAAATCCTAAAGCAATAGCCCTCTTCCAGTACACATCTGATTGCTTTggattagattagaaatacagcagacacagggagaacttgcaagctccacacaggcagtacccggaatcgaacccggtttcctggagctgtgaaactgcggtgctgaccactgcgccactgcgcctttTAAGAGCCTCGAGGGAATCAGATTGCACCCCACTTTCAGGTGTTGTGTCTTTGAACTTAATAACTTATCTAATTTTGCACAAATTCACTTCTGTCCGTTTATCAATATAACCAATAAAAAACACAATTTAGGAGCAATTATATAACAGAGATTAAACATTGCGATAAAAACAGAAAAATACTGGGTATACTCAGCAGGCTGGTtggtatctgtgtagagagaaacaaaagtaaagtttcaggtcaatgacctttcatcagttctattATTCGGCAAAACTTTCATTATCATTGCATCATGGGACTATCAGGATGGGAGAATTTAAAGTGGCTGTCGTGCATAGTCGATATTGAAGAGAATATCCCCATTTAGTTTGATACGTTTATTTTTTTTATGTTTTAGGTGTTTAATGTTTGTATCACTTTTAAAGAGTGGATTTGTTATGTTAATCGTATTTTGTCTCATGGCATGGTGGGTATCGTACTAATTGGCCAATGGAAAGCTTAGAAATTGGCCAGGACGGTGTTTTATCTTTTCCCTCCACTATTTCCACCGTTCCTATGTTTATGGGCACAAGGGTGCGTCTGTTTGACGGTTCAATCGATTGGGGACTGGTGCATAGGGCAGTACACATTTCCATTTCAGCACCTGTACTGCCCTTAAGACCCAATCCTTTCCCATCACGGATATTGATATTCCTCCAGTTTAACTGTTAAACTTAATATCTAATAGCAGATCAGAGATCAAAATGTCGCCCACATGAATGTAACGATGCCCCAGGGCCCTCAGGACTGCTGGGAATGTATCAAGCCTGACTCAGCTCGGGGACGAGAACAGGAAACTAAGTGGCAACCTTTTAGAGCACTGAATTGTGTAGTGATGTGGCGTAACTTATATATTCCTAAATTCACACAATAGATAAAAATCTCAATGAGAGTGGTAATATTTCTGGAACATGAATTTGACATGGAAAAGATCAGCAATGGATGGAATGTAAAGTGCAATTCATGTTGGATTATACCATTTTCATCATTTAATCAATTTAACAATTAGACTCAGTGGGTATTTCATCCCgttctttaactcctctctgaattttctctgggtccctgcataaataaatggattgacacaggaactcaaaagctgaagcataaATCCGCTTTCGTCCAGAATAAAATTCGATTCATTGAAATTGGTACCAGAGAAATAGCTAAGTTTTGCAATACGGACATAAAGGAAAGTTAGAAGAAGTAGCAAATATAAaaggatgaaactgcccgagatgcaaaagagtaaaacaatggactttctccgcttctccatctctgggtcactctgattGCAACCACTGCTGTGGGCCCGGAGTCTCCTACGGCCTCTACTGGACAGAAGAATAtttctgacagtcagagcattgaacagtaaaatcagaatgaatgggagacaaggcGTTAAAATGTGGTGAATCCAGTCAAATGCAGCCCATGCAGGTGATGTATAAAATATTGATTTCATGTTGCAGAACCAGGGTACATTGTTAATTATATACAAAGGCTCGTATATAAAATATAGGACGCAATTTTTTAAACAGCTCAGCGTGGAAACGATTCCTATAACCCAtgctgctgttttctcagtgcaatattttattttcagcttctggcaacaaatggccataaacCGATCAAAAGTAAAACTGAcagttaaccagacagaacagtcaatGATTCCATAATTTAGGATAGAGCGGAGAATGCATACTGGCGTGATGGACAGGAAACTGActgggaaataaataccagcaatccggtttaatatcacagcGGTGATCATGAGCAAGAGATCCGTTACAGCCATAGACATCAGGTAGTAAGTGATGCACctggagagaccgcatcttcctcgggaaaggatcacaatcactgccaagttagctATAATAAAGACAAAGAGAGATTGAGATAAAGAGGGAGAATGCATTTGTGTGGGCGAGCGAGAACAGTAAAATCACTGGTCTGACTCCAAACAAAATCAGCCGTTTTACTGATGTTTTTGAAAGATTCATAGGTTTCACACTTGATCCTGATTTAAAACTATAGCTTAACCTAGTTACATTTATTTCTGCGTTTAAAATAATCATCCATATAGAAAATTAAATTGGTCGATGATATTGGACTGTATAATAATACAGTCACACAAAATGGAGAAGTAAAATTCATTGGAGACCACTACAAACCAAAGTAGGAGCATCACACAGACAATAAAATGACTTCAGTAACATTTTATAGAAGATATTTAAGACTGAACAATACAGAACAACAATAAAATTGTAAAGTAACTAGAAAGTAAGAAAAATCTTGGAGTTAAAATGGTATCCTACACAGGACCCGAAAGGCCCTCTTCTGATTATTTATGGTAAAATGATTAATTGTTGGAAAAATTAGTTTTCCAATTTGTTTGAAAACATCATCTAACAGAGGATGGCGTTGAGGATGCAGTGAAAATTCCGACCACATCTCCTGTTAATCACCTGGAAACGTCAGCGTCGATCTGAATCATCATAACTGGCAGATTATGAGATCTCATTCGAGGAAAGAGCCCTCCTACTGTGCAGAACTTCCTCAGTAACGTGCTGCATTGTCAGACTACATAAACAGTTGTGTGCTACAGTGGGTATTGAAAATAAAACTTTTTGACTCAGACGTGAGAAACGTCACCTATTATGCCACCTCACAAAATATGGATAACAAATTGAAGATGGAATTACTCCAGGATCTTTCCGGGGGCTTGGATCAGAATTAACATTCACACTCAGTAATGGTCACTGCTGAACACTCAGCAGCAGCTATGTGAAAGGGGAGAGCTGGTCTGAAGTAGTGCTGGTTAGAAACTGAGAGCAGAAATATTGCACTCTGTGACTTTAGTGTACGTACAGATTCATTCAGAAAAAGGCTCTTGTTACATTGTTTATAATTTTGCAACAAATGGATTCTAAAAATGGCGCTTCCatgaattaattaattatattCACTACGGATTTATTTAATTGTTGAATAATTTGAATCAATGAATTATTTGTGAAAATCAGACATCTACTGTCAATATTATTAACACAATAGACATCCATGTACACTGTGatgacagtgtgataattcactttAGACACTGTCTCAAAAACACAACTGAACTATATTTATGCATGATAACTGTTTGATGCTGCACCGATAATAACGGTATCAATAACACAGAACAATTACATTTATACTGTTATAACAGCCACAGCAACAATGCCAACAACATAATACAACTCTATACAAACTGTTAAAACAGTGTGAATTCAcaaacagtaacagtgtcaataatatAATCAAACATCATTTGCACCATGCCATGGCACAAGTAAAGGGGGAAATTATACAGTTAGAAACACTAAATTATACATTTAAACAGGAGAAGTTACTCTGGCTAATGGGCAAATTATACCGCTGAAGAGGTGAAATGATACCATGAAAGCGGAAAGTGACaccggcaagcagcagaaattataCTGGTAATGTAAAGAAATTGCCAGTAATGTGGAGAAATGACAATTCTAAACTACAGAAATTAGAACACTAATGACGAGAATTTATAACACTAAATGGAGAAATATATTGTTAAAATCGAGTCTTAatacggcacagtggttagcactgcagtctcacagttccagcgacccgggttcaattctgggtactgcttgtgtggagtttgcaagttctccctgtgtctgcgtgggttttctccgggtattctggtttcctcccacaagccaaaagacttgcaggttgataggtaaattggcctttataaattgctacTGGTCTTGGTAGgtgttaggggaatatagggacaggtgaggatgtggtaggaatataggattagtataaatgggtggttaatggtcagcacagactcggtggcccgaagggcctgtttcaatgctgtatctctaaatctaaaaacaaAATGCTGTTATTGTGGAAAGATAATACTGTAAAAGGGGAGAAATTATACCATTTGGagggatgaaattttccagttaagGTGGAGAAATTAACCCGTTCAAGGGGAGACAGGGTAGCCATAATATGCAGAAGCGCTACAAGAAATGAGCAGTGACACACGCAATCAGTGATTTCCATAATTAATAACTAACTACAGTACTTTACCTGGAATCCCAATAGCTGCAAGAGcaggatagtaaatggcaaacacaagACCTTTTAGTGATACGTGCATTTCTTTCAGAAGCTCGAAGCACGCTCAGAACTGCACTCAAGGATTCTTACATTTATACCTGATGTAAGGCTCCAGGGTGATAATTAGATGGATTGATGTTTTACATTAATTACACTAATTGAATCAAACAGAATAACGCAGCAGCTGCTGAACTCGTGGTTTTGTTTTGATGGAATCGATTTTTTTTCAAGGGACCTGACAAGTCTCTAAAGTGAAATACCCAGTGGTTACAAATATGATCCTAGATACAGTTACGATAATGAAAAGTTTAATCGACGGGTGCAATGGTGAAAATGAACCTTGTATAGGAGGAGTCATGGGTTTCAACCCATTAATGCTGAGTTAAGTGCCCTCAGAACAAGATATGACTGACCAGAGATATTCTGGTCCTGAAGGAAACTTCAGCTAAGTTCTCACTCCTGATCACTATTCCCTGATCACTATTCAGCTCCAGTCTGTGTGATCCCAGGTTATATGTACCTGACTCAAAAGCTCTTTGAAACAGTACTTCAGCTGAAACGCAGCTGACATGTCTAGGCAAGCAAAGCATTGCTTTTCCACCTAACAGCATCATCAGAAAACTTGAGTATAATGTTCCCTATTACATTTTCTCCAGGCTTGTTTTTGGTATTACATCCATCTTAATTCTGGGCCATTTTCCTGAATGCACTTAAAAGTAATTTGTTTCTTTTGGTTAACTGCTGGCTTTCTGGATCACAGTAGCCCAGTATTTTTCCCAGCACATCAAGGTACAGTCACTAGGAATGGGCATAATTTTTGGCAGAAACACAAATTCATTCATTACAGCAGCTAATTATATAAGTGACTGTAAATTGTCCACGACCTATTCACTTATATTGTAAATACATTAAATGCTTACAATAAATTCAGGCATTATGTGATTAACTCCAATTTGTTTTCACAACTACAGAGAAACTTGCCAATGTCACTGCAAAGGAGGAAGGGTAGAGCAATTGGCTGGGATAAAAAGAAGAAAATAGGTTGAAGTACTCAAAGCAGAGAGGTTGACTGAACCTAATGGGATAGATCCAAAATTATTGAAGAGAGTAAATGTAGGAATAGCGAAGTCTCTGGTAATATTTTGTAACTTTATTTCGATGCAGGGAAGGTCAACAAGACGggaggattgcaaatattacaccactACTTAAAAAGAGGTGAGGACACCCCGTAATAAAGGCCGGTCAGACGAACATCTTTGGCAGCAGAAATTCTTGTGAGCAAGTAGCAGGGCAAAATTAATTGATATTTGAAATAACATGTGTTGGTAAATAGCAACCAACACGGATTTATTAAAATAAAATTGTGTCGGACAAGCTTGATTGAGGAAATAATGGAGAACGTGGGATTAGTGGTGTACAATTGCATTTCATCTATTTATTTGGAATGTTCCAAGGATGTGATAGATGTAATCTAAAATCCGGTGCTTTTTCAAGTAAACCTTTAGAAGAGGGATCAGCGATTCCGTTCAGGGTCCCTGGGACATCGCGTACGTGTGGAAGAGAGTTGCTCAGCTTGTACCAGAAAGGTTTGGGTTCGGATTTTACTGTCAGCAGCAAAGCAGCGGCATCCCCCTGATAACGCGGAGAAATGCAAACTTATCGAGTTAATTCGCCGCAATGAGCATCTTAAATTCTTCATGCAGCATGATCCACCCACAAGAGAAGCAGTGAGGCCTTGCAGCAAGCCAGAATCTGACCGAAGACGCAACCCCTAATTACATCACGAGCTGAAGTTAT
This genomic window from Heterodontus francisci isolate sHetFra1 chromosome 34, sHetFra1.hap1, whole genome shotgun sequence contains:
- the LOC137348883 gene encoding probable G-protein coupled receptor 139; this translates as MVSFHLFSANLAVIVILSRGRCGLSRCITYYLMSMAVTDLLLMITAVILNRIAGIYFPVSFLSITPVCILRSILNYGIIDCSVWLTVSFTFDRFMAICCQKLKIKYCTEKTAAWVIGIVSTLSCLKNCVLYFIYEPLYIINNVPWFCNMKSIFYTSPAWAAFDWIHHILTPCLPFILILLFNALTVRNILLSSRGRRRLRAHSSGCNQSDPEMEKRRKSIVLLFCISGSFILLYLLLLLTFLYVRIAKLSYFSGTNFNESNFILDESGFMLQLLSSCVNPFIYAGTQRKFREELKNGMKYPLSLIVKLIK